Part of the Nicotiana sylvestris chromosome 5, ASM39365v2, whole genome shotgun sequence genome is shown below.
CTCACATAAAGAAAACTACTACAAGAAAGTGAGAAAGAATCTTAGATAATGTGTAGCTAGAAGGGATTAAATACTTTAATCATGGTTAGGGCTTTATTTTAGTCAATTAAATCTCGTCAATTAATTTTTAACCATGACAAGTGTCTCCAATCCAAATAGGAACTTGGAGAATGGAGAGACTAAGAAATGGAGGGGAGTTGGATACTCTTAACCAAAGGCGGCTAGATATTTGACGTTTATAATAAAGAGTAGTTACGTAAACATTATTTTCCATAGGTATGATGTCCCACAACACAAAATCCTATTATATTGGATTCACTGAGACGCCAATGAAGAAATCAAAAGGCTGCTGATGATTGGTATATAGTCAAGTAAGGCAActgaaatgaagaaataaaaagGCATTATAAATAATTATGCCTTCTCTTCCATTTGTGTCATCTCACTCATCACTCGACTTTCTTTCTTCCCCAGAGAATTAATAACCAAAAATTCTATAGCAATGGCCGCAGCAGCAGTTGGCAACTATGAAGAAGATATTGTTCGCCCCGTCGCCGACTTCTCCCCTAGTCTATGGGGTGATCAGTTCCTTTCATTCTCCATTGATAATCAGGTAATATTTTAATTTCCTTATTATATACTTTCTTCGTGCAAGCATGGTTAATTTCTTCTTTATATTTATTGAACAACATTAATTTTGCTAACTtcagttttatttttttaaatgcaTTATAAATAGGTTGCGGAAAAGTATGCTAAAGAGATTGAAGCACCGAAGGAACAAACGAGGAATATGCTGTTAGCAACTGGAATGAAATTGGCTGATACATTGAATTTGATTGACATTATTGAACGTCTTGGCATCTCCTACCACTTTGAAAAAGAAATTGATGAGATTTTAGATCAGATTTACAACCAAAACTCAAACTGCGATGATTTGAGCACTTCTGCACTTCAATTTCGATTGCTCAGGCAACATGGTTTCAACATCTCTCCTGGTAAGTTCATCATAAAGCATGCCTTAATGTTGATAAAATTATTTTCAATTTATAGGAAGAAGGAAATTTAATCTTGAGCTTTCTTTCTTGAAATACCAGAAATTTTCAGCAAATTCCAAGATGAAAATGGCAAATTCAAAGAGTCTCTTGCTAGTGATGTCTTAGGATTATTGAACTTGTATGAAGCTTCACATGCAAGGACTCATGCTGACGATATCTTACAAGACGCACTTGCTTTCTCCACTATCCATCTTGAATTTGTAGCTCCACATTTGAAATCTCCACTTAGAGAGCAAGTGACACATGCCCTTGAGCAATGTTTGCACAAGGGCGTTCCTAGAGTCGAGACCCGATTCTTCATCTCATCAATCTATGAGAAGgaacaatcaaaaaataatatgttACTTCGATTTGCCAAATTGGATTTTAACTTGCTCCAGATGTTACACAAACAAGAACTGGCTGAAGTATCAAGGTGCGATATATAAAAACGATGAACCCTTTTTGATTGATCATATCTCAAGTACTGATGTTAATTTGTTATGTTGTAGGTGGTGGAAAGATTTGGATTTCGTAACAACACTTCCATATGCTAGAGATCGAGTAGTTGAATGTTACTTTTGGGCATTAGGAGTTTATTTTGAGCCTCAATACTCCCAAGCTCGCGTCATGCTCGTTAAGACCATATCAATGATTTCGATTGTCGATGATACCTTTGATGCTTACGGTACAGTTAAAGAACTTGAGGCATACACAGATGCCATACAAAGGTATAAACTTCATCAATTCACTTATTCAGATATTCCTTGATAGTTAATGTCGTCTTGAAAAGATCAAAGACGAACTTCTACTCATTATAGTTGTGCTCTTTCAAAATGCATGAGTTCGCCTTAATTTTGTCATCCTGAATTTTGTCATCCTGCAGGTGGGATATAAACGAAATTGATCGGCTTCCTGATTACATGAAAATCAGTTATAAAGCTATTCTAGATCTTTATAAGGATTATGAAAAGGAATTATCTAGTGTTGGAAGATCTCATATTGTCTGCCATGCAATAGAAAGAGTATGTTTGAGCAACTTAActattgaaatatttttttttcttaatctGTTTTTCGCTTTGTTTTACCTTCTGTATGTCTTTTAGTGATCAAAAATTTGATACAATTCAATCAAAATTATCTAACACTTAACATATATATTTTGTATTCACAGATGAAAGAAGTAGTAAGAAATTATAATGTCGAGTCAACATGGTTTATTGAAGGATATAAGCCACCTGTTTCTGAATACCTAAGCAATGCACTAGCAACTACTACATATTACTACCTCGCAACAACATCGTATTTAGGCATGAAGTCTGTTACAGAGCAGGATTTTGAATGGTTGTCAAAGAATCCTAAAATTCTTGAAGCTAGTGTGATAATATGCCGAGTTATTGATGACACAGCCACATACGAGGTATGAGTTGTATCTCACAAACTTATATAATTATATGTAATTTGGACAAATAAAGTATTGCGACAATATAAAAGCTAACCCCTAATCTATCTACCTTTCCAGGTTGAGAAAACTAGGGGACAAATTGCAACAGGAATTGAGTGCTGCATGAGAGATTATGGCATATCAACAGAAGAGGCAATGACTAAATTTCAAGAAATGGCTGAGGCAGCATGGAAGGATCTTAATGAAGGACTTCTTAGGCCCACTCCTGTCTCTACAGAGTTTTTATCTCGTATTCTCAATCTTGCACGTATTGTTGAGGTTACATATATACACAATCTAGATGGATACACTCATCCGGAAAAAGTCTTAAAACCTCACATTAATGCCCTAGTTGTGGACTCCATCGAAATTTGAGCTGCCAATTCTTGCTCATCTTCCCAAACTTCGTTCTTCTTTGATTTGTTGAGAAAGTAGATTTATATACTATGTTTTATTTGTATCATGTTGTATAAAGTTGTAAGGGAGCAGCTCTTGCTGTTGTGCAGTGCACTTCCTAACTAGGATCTCCTTCAAAATCCTTGTAAGAAATAATGCTACAAGTTTATGAATCCATTTTCTGGTTAACATATGTGACTAATGTGGAACTGGAAAAAAACCCTTTCGAATTTACTGTTGTCATTATTTCTTATTATGTTCTATACTATTTCATAAGTAACAATTAGCACAGTAATTGctttttaacaatttaacttTATTAACCTTTTCTGAAatagttttttttctttccaaaaacaGAATAAGAAAAATCAATAAAGATGAAATCAACTCCTAAAGAATTGAGTTGCAGCGCCAACTGTATATGCATATTAGGTTTccccttggggggggggggggagaagaAACTACTTCACTTAATTTGTTTCCATTTTATTTTAAGCAAAACAGGAATTTGTCACACATTCTACTTATATTTGCTTAAAGTTACCTAGTTGGCTAGTTTCTATAATATGTTTCTTATAACTAAGGAATTGTCTTTGAATTAGGTAGTTTCCCACTTAAATACCCGTCTTTTATATTCAGAAAGGTACGAGTTCACCTCCCTACCCACGTCAATCCTCACCTCCCTACCCACGTCAATCCTTAATTTCTATGACCTTAAGCACAAGAATAAATTAGTAATAACTTTTACTGCAGAAATAATCATATCTAATTTTACCATAACACTAGATAATTATCTCATTGTTTTTCTTGCAACAAAaagaagaattaaaaaaaaaacataacaaAAGGGAAAGTGCATGGTCAGAGGCGGATGTACAGTATTAACTATGTGTTCAACTGAATTACATAAATTTAACTCAGACCATATGTATGTATTTTTTATAAGAAAAAAATCGACTAAATacgtaaaaaaaaatattaaatttcaaACTCAATAACTTAAATAATTACTTAATTTAATTTTCTcgaacccataaaatttaaattataaaagtGTGATAAAGTCAAAATGTAGATGACAAGATGCAACATAAAGGTGAAGGGATGAGGATAGTAGTTGACAAGTGTCATATCCTATGGCCTTATACCTACATTTCAAAATCAACACTTCATCCAAAACCCTGTCCCTCTCTTCTTCCTCCAAAACCACAAACCTTCTCAATATTCCCTGAAAACAATCTCATACTTCACTTGTCTTTGTATTAAACACatacttcttcttttctctctgcTACAATGGCAGTAGCAGAGTTTATTCCTTCTTCTTCATTTACAAATAAGACCAATGTTTACTCATCACAGTTTTCTTATGTATCAACTCAGATTTCCCAGAAGCGCCGCTTCAGTCTTAGACCTCTACCAAGAAGCCATTATTCTCAAATTTGTTGCTCCGTAACGTCGAAGTATGTTGTTACTTTCTTGAttttcaattctttttttttcacaacTAAAAAACAGAAATTAACACGGACAAATTATGTAGCTAAACAGTAAAATCCGTTGCTAACGGATTAGTGACATATTGTCAAGAAAATCTATTAGCTATGCGCAGGGGCGGATCCAGAGTTTGACCTACGGGTTCACGGGACCCAGTAACTTAGTTCACTAAATATCTTTAAATATTTGATTGTGAATTCGGTTATTTTTGTAAGTTTACTTGAAGTCCATGTGGGTTCTTCCAAATCTTGTATGGCCTCTTGCTACGTGCTATTTAGGGGACGTTCGTAGCTAATTCTAGTTTTTTAGGTAGTGttttttttatgatttaatttttgTCATCTTAATTGGTGTTGCAGAGAAGTTCAAGCGCCAACAGTAGTACAAACTGATGATCCAAAGAAGAAACCAGAGTGCTATGGAGTTTTTTGTCTCACTTATGATCTCAAGGCTGTAAGTTCTAACATGCATACTCTGAAACTACTCTTAGATTTCTTCATTTTGATTTAAATCCTATTATGAGTTTAAGTATTACGCTTTATTCGTGTAAAAAATGTAATCAGGTAACTTA
Proteins encoded:
- the LOC104222454 gene encoding 5-epi-aristolochene synthase-like, yielding MAAAAVGNYEEDIVRPVADFSPSLWGDQFLSFSIDNQVAEKYAKEIEAPKEQTRNMLLATGMKLADTLNLIDIIERLGISYHFEKEIDEILDQIYNQNSNCDDLSTSALQFRLLRQHGFNISPEIFSKFQDENGKFKESLASDVLGLLNLYEASHARTHADDILQDALAFSTIHLEFVAPHLKSPLREQVTHALEQCLHKGVPRVETRFFISSIYEKEQSKNNMLLRFAKLDFNLLQMLHKQELAEVSRWWKDLDFVTTLPYARDRVVECYFWALGVYFEPQYSQARVMLVKTISMISIVDDTFDAYGTVKELEAYTDAIQRWDINEIDRLPDYMKISYKAILDLYKDYEKELSSVGRSHIVCHAIERMKEVVRNYNVESTWFIEGYKPPVSEYLSNALATTTYYYLATTSYLGMKSVTEQDFEWLSKNPKILEASVIICRVIDDTATYEVEKTRGQIATGIECCMRDYGISTEEAMTKFQEMAEAAWKDLNEGLLRPTPVSTEFLSRILNLARIVEVTYIHNLDGYTHPEKVLKPHINALVVDSIEI